One stretch of Tachysurus fulvidraco isolate hzauxx_2018 chromosome 12, HZAU_PFXX_2.0, whole genome shotgun sequence DNA includes these proteins:
- the gstz1 gene encoding maleylacetoacetate isomerase isoform X5 gives MPTSFACFMKPVLHGYFRSSCSWRVRIAFALKGIEYDQEPVNLVKDGGQQLTEQYKTVNPMQQVPAVTIDGITLSQSLAIIQYIDETRPRPPFLPADLQQRAQVRMISDLIASGIQPLQSTSFITKNIYVIQKVGEEKVQWAQHFINKGFKALESILKQTSGTYCVGNESLEFTQNGAIKRRFPVHSISANGNTLLMRKVNR, from the exons ATGCCAACATCCTTTGCATGCTTCATGAAG CCAGTGCTTCATGGATATTTCAGAAGTTCTTGTTCATGGAGAGTGCGGATTG CTTTTGCCCTAAAGGGTATTGAATATGATCAAGAACCAGTCAACCTTGTCAAGGATGGAGGCCAACAG CTTACAGAACAGTATAAAACTGTCAACCCAATGCAGCAAGTGCCTGCAGTCACAATCGATGGCATCACCTTGTCTCAGTCA CTGGCTATCATCCAGTACATTGATGAAACTCGGCCCAGGCCTCCTTTCCTACCTGCTGACCTACAGCAGCGAGCCCAGGTGCGCATGATCTCTGATCTCATCGCCTCTGGGATACAGCCTTTACAG TCAACATCTTTTATTACTAAG AACATCTATGTGATACAAAAGGTTGGTGAAGAAAAGGTGCAGTGGGCTCAACATTTCATCAACAAGGGATTTAAAG cTCTCGAGTCCATCCTGAAGCAGACATCTGGAACATACTGTGTTGGGAATGAG tctctagagtttactcagaatggtgcaataaagAGAAGATTTCCAGTGCACAGCATTTCTGCAAatggaaacaccttgttgatgagaaagGTCAACCGATAA
- the gstz1 gene encoding maleylacetoacetate isomerase isoform X6: MPTSFACFMKPVLHGYFRSSCSWRVRIAFALKGIEYDQEPVNLVKDGGQQLTEQYKTVNPMQQVPAVTIDGITLSQSLAIIQYIDETRPRPPFLPADLQQRAQVRMISDLIASGIQPLQNIYVIQKVGEEKVQWAQHFINKGFKALESILKQTSGTYCVGNESLEFTQNGAIKRRFPVHSISANGNTLLMRKVNR, translated from the exons ATGCCAACATCCTTTGCATGCTTCATGAAG CCAGTGCTTCATGGATATTTCAGAAGTTCTTGTTCATGGAGAGTGCGGATTG CTTTTGCCCTAAAGGGTATTGAATATGATCAAGAACCAGTCAACCTTGTCAAGGATGGAGGCCAACAG CTTACAGAACAGTATAAAACTGTCAACCCAATGCAGCAAGTGCCTGCAGTCACAATCGATGGCATCACCTTGTCTCAGTCA CTGGCTATCATCCAGTACATTGATGAAACTCGGCCCAGGCCTCCTTTCCTACCTGCTGACCTACAGCAGCGAGCCCAGGTGCGCATGATCTCTGATCTCATCGCCTCTGGGATACAGCCTTTACAG AACATCTATGTGATACAAAAGGTTGGTGAAGAAAAGGTGCAGTGGGCTCAACATTTCATCAACAAGGGATTTAAAG cTCTCGAGTCCATCCTGAAGCAGACATCTGGAACATACTGTGTTGGGAATGAG tctctagagtttactcagaatggtgcaataaagAGAAGATTTCCAGTGCACAGCATTTCTGCAAatggaaacaccttgttgatgagaaagGTCAACCGATAA
- the gstz1 gene encoding maleylacetoacetate isomerase isoform X1 yields the protein MPTSFACFMKPVLHGYFRSSCSWRVRIAFALKGIEYDQEPVNLVKDGGQQLTEQYKTVNPMQQVPAVTIDGITLSQSLAIIQYIDETRPRPPFLPADLQQRAQVRMISDLIASGIQPLQSTSFITKNIYVIQKVGEEKVQWAQHFINKGFKALESILKQTSGTYCVGNEISMADICLVPQVYNAERFKVDLDQYPTIKRINQTLMDLEAFKISHPSCQPDTPDDLRA from the exons ATGCCAACATCCTTTGCATGCTTCATGAAG CCAGTGCTTCATGGATATTTCAGAAGTTCTTGTTCATGGAGAGTGCGGATTG CTTTTGCCCTAAAGGGTATTGAATATGATCAAGAACCAGTCAACCTTGTCAAGGATGGAGGCCAACAG CTTACAGAACAGTATAAAACTGTCAACCCAATGCAGCAAGTGCCTGCAGTCACAATCGATGGCATCACCTTGTCTCAGTCA CTGGCTATCATCCAGTACATTGATGAAACTCGGCCCAGGCCTCCTTTCCTACCTGCTGACCTACAGCAGCGAGCCCAGGTGCGCATGATCTCTGATCTCATCGCCTCTGGGATACAGCCTTTACAG TCAACATCTTTTATTACTAAG AACATCTATGTGATACAAAAGGTTGGTGAAGAAAAGGTGCAGTGGGCTCAACATTTCATCAACAAGGGATTTAAAG cTCTCGAGTCCATCCTGAAGCAGACATCTGGAACATACTGTGTTGGGAATGAG ATATCCATGGCCGATATTTGTCTTGTACCCCAGGTCTATAATGCTGAAAG GTTCAAAGTGGATCTTGACCAGTATCCAACAATCAAGCGGATAAACCAGACCCTAATGGACCTTGAGGCATTCAAAATCAGTCATCCATCCTGTCAGCCTGATACACCTGATGACCTGAGGGCATAA
- the gstz1 gene encoding maleylacetoacetate isomerase isoform X3 — MPTSFACFMKPVLHGYFRSSCSWRVRIAFALKGIEYDQEPVNLVKDGGQQLTEQYKTVNPMQQVPAVTIDGITLSQSLAIIQYIDETRPRPPFLPADLQQRAQVRMISDLIASGIQPLQNIYVIQKVGEEKVQWAQHFINKGFKALESILKQTSGTYCVGNEISMADICLVPQVYNAERFKVDLDQYPTIKRINQTLMDLEAFKISHPSCQPDTPDDLRA, encoded by the exons ATGCCAACATCCTTTGCATGCTTCATGAAG CCAGTGCTTCATGGATATTTCAGAAGTTCTTGTTCATGGAGAGTGCGGATTG CTTTTGCCCTAAAGGGTATTGAATATGATCAAGAACCAGTCAACCTTGTCAAGGATGGAGGCCAACAG CTTACAGAACAGTATAAAACTGTCAACCCAATGCAGCAAGTGCCTGCAGTCACAATCGATGGCATCACCTTGTCTCAGTCA CTGGCTATCATCCAGTACATTGATGAAACTCGGCCCAGGCCTCCTTTCCTACCTGCTGACCTACAGCAGCGAGCCCAGGTGCGCATGATCTCTGATCTCATCGCCTCTGGGATACAGCCTTTACAG AACATCTATGTGATACAAAAGGTTGGTGAAGAAAAGGTGCAGTGGGCTCAACATTTCATCAACAAGGGATTTAAAG cTCTCGAGTCCATCCTGAAGCAGACATCTGGAACATACTGTGTTGGGAATGAG ATATCCATGGCCGATATTTGTCTTGTACCCCAGGTCTATAATGCTGAAAG GTTCAAAGTGGATCTTGACCAGTATCCAACAATCAAGCGGATAAACCAGACCCTAATGGACCTTGAGGCATTCAAAATCAGTCATCCATCCTGTCAGCCTGATACACCTGATGACCTGAGGGCATAA
- the gstz1 gene encoding maleylacetoacetate isomerase isoform X4 — protein MASQVKPVLHGYFRSSCSWRVRIAFALKGIEYDQEPVNLVKDGGQQLTEQYKTVNPMQQVPAVTIDGITLSQSLAIIQYIDETRPRPPFLPADLQQRAQVRMISDLIASGIQPLQNIYVIQKVGEEKVQWAQHFINKGFKALESILKQTSGTYCVGNEISMADICLVPQVYNAERFKVDLDQYPTIKRINQTLMDLEAFKISHPSCQPDTPDDLRA, from the exons ATGGCATCTCAAGTAAAG CCAGTGCTTCATGGATATTTCAGAAGTTCTTGTTCATGGAGAGTGCGGATTG CTTTTGCCCTAAAGGGTATTGAATATGATCAAGAACCAGTCAACCTTGTCAAGGATGGAGGCCAACAG CTTACAGAACAGTATAAAACTGTCAACCCAATGCAGCAAGTGCCTGCAGTCACAATCGATGGCATCACCTTGTCTCAGTCA CTGGCTATCATCCAGTACATTGATGAAACTCGGCCCAGGCCTCCTTTCCTACCTGCTGACCTACAGCAGCGAGCCCAGGTGCGCATGATCTCTGATCTCATCGCCTCTGGGATACAGCCTTTACAG AACATCTATGTGATACAAAAGGTTGGTGAAGAAAAGGTGCAGTGGGCTCAACATTTCATCAACAAGGGATTTAAAG cTCTCGAGTCCATCCTGAAGCAGACATCTGGAACATACTGTGTTGGGAATGAG ATATCCATGGCCGATATTTGTCTTGTACCCCAGGTCTATAATGCTGAAAG GTTCAAAGTGGATCTTGACCAGTATCCAACAATCAAGCGGATAAACCAGACCCTAATGGACCTTGAGGCATTCAAAATCAGTCATCCATCCTGTCAGCCTGATACACCTGATGACCTGAGGGCATAA
- the gstz1 gene encoding maleylacetoacetate isomerase isoform X2, with protein sequence MASQVKPVLHGYFRSSCSWRVRIAFALKGIEYDQEPVNLVKDGGQQLTEQYKTVNPMQQVPAVTIDGITLSQSLAIIQYIDETRPRPPFLPADLQQRAQVRMISDLIASGIQPLQSTSFITKNIYVIQKVGEEKVQWAQHFINKGFKALESILKQTSGTYCVGNEISMADICLVPQVYNAERFKVDLDQYPTIKRINQTLMDLEAFKISHPSCQPDTPDDLRA encoded by the exons ATGGCATCTCAAGTAAAG CCAGTGCTTCATGGATATTTCAGAAGTTCTTGTTCATGGAGAGTGCGGATTG CTTTTGCCCTAAAGGGTATTGAATATGATCAAGAACCAGTCAACCTTGTCAAGGATGGAGGCCAACAG CTTACAGAACAGTATAAAACTGTCAACCCAATGCAGCAAGTGCCTGCAGTCACAATCGATGGCATCACCTTGTCTCAGTCA CTGGCTATCATCCAGTACATTGATGAAACTCGGCCCAGGCCTCCTTTCCTACCTGCTGACCTACAGCAGCGAGCCCAGGTGCGCATGATCTCTGATCTCATCGCCTCTGGGATACAGCCTTTACAG TCAACATCTTTTATTACTAAG AACATCTATGTGATACAAAAGGTTGGTGAAGAAAAGGTGCAGTGGGCTCAACATTTCATCAACAAGGGATTTAAAG cTCTCGAGTCCATCCTGAAGCAGACATCTGGAACATACTGTGTTGGGAATGAG ATATCCATGGCCGATATTTGTCTTGTACCCCAGGTCTATAATGCTGAAAG GTTCAAAGTGGATCTTGACCAGTATCCAACAATCAAGCGGATAAACCAGACCCTAATGGACCTTGAGGCATTCAAAATCAGTCATCCATCCTGTCAGCCTGATACACCTGATGACCTGAGGGCATAA